A window of Phragmitibacter flavus contains these coding sequences:
- a CDS encoding ABC1 kinase family protein — translation MTLSLRPSSLKRYRDLIALFYKYGHGDLVQKAPIVDDPLPHAVAPPVPLEADDFAKDLEKLGPTYIKLGQLLSTRADLIPAAYMQALSRLQDSADPVPVENVQDIISVEIGVRLNKAFQEFDPVPFATASLGQVHHAVLRSGQRVVVKVQRPGARELVSDDLEAMTELAEFLDLHTEVGKRYHFSNIVSELRKALLQELDYRLELANLKTMKAALAEFDTIMVPQPIEDYSSGRVLTMEYVSGVKITKMSRLVRLELEGDQLAEDLFRAYLHQILVVGFFHADPHPGNVFLTQDHRIALLDLGMVGRLEGAIQTHLLKLLLAISEGNGERAAETAVKMGTPDEDFDEQQFRNRIAELVMLQKERPLENLEIGKVVMDVQRISADCGLSVPPQLTLLGKTLLNLDLVGRTLSPQFNPNDSIRRNAAKILHDRTKQSLAPANLLSVLLDAKELVEQLPNRLNQFIELVATNKVRIKVDSINENLLTTSFQKIANRITLGLILAAMIVSASLMMRVDTEFRILGYPGVGMILFIFAMIGGIGLAVQIVRSDTSQK, via the coding sequence ATGACTCTTTCGCTTCGTCCCAGCAGTCTCAAACGTTATCGCGATCTCATCGCCTTGTTCTACAAATACGGGCATGGGGATCTGGTGCAAAAGGCACCTATTGTGGATGATCCGCTGCCTCATGCCGTCGCGCCGCCGGTGCCGTTGGAAGCGGATGATTTTGCCAAGGACTTGGAGAAGCTGGGGCCGACCTACATCAAACTAGGCCAGTTGCTTTCCACCCGTGCCGACCTCATTCCCGCCGCTTACATGCAGGCGTTGTCGCGGTTGCAGGACAGTGCTGATCCGGTTCCCGTTGAGAATGTTCAGGACATCATTTCGGTGGAGATCGGGGTGCGGCTCAACAAGGCTTTTCAGGAGTTTGATCCTGTGCCGTTCGCGACTGCGTCTCTAGGTCAGGTGCACCATGCCGTGCTTCGCAGCGGTCAACGCGTTGTTGTCAAAGTGCAGCGGCCGGGAGCTCGGGAGTTAGTGTCCGATGACCTTGAAGCGATGACAGAACTGGCAGAGTTTCTGGATCTTCACACCGAGGTGGGCAAACGCTACCACTTCAGCAATATTGTGAGCGAGCTGCGCAAGGCATTGTTGCAGGAACTCGACTACCGGCTGGAGCTGGCGAACCTTAAAACGATGAAGGCCGCGCTGGCAGAGTTCGACACCATCATGGTGCCGCAGCCGATTGAAGATTATTCAAGTGGCCGGGTGCTGACGATGGAATACGTGAGCGGTGTGAAGATCACCAAGATGAGCCGGTTGGTGCGCCTGGAGCTCGAAGGGGATCAGTTGGCTGAAGATCTTTTCCGGGCTTATCTGCATCAGATTTTGGTGGTGGGATTTTTCCATGCGGACCCGCATCCCGGAAACGTCTTTCTTACTCAGGATCATCGCATCGCGTTGTTAGATCTCGGCATGGTCGGACGGCTGGAGGGCGCGATTCAGACCCATTTGCTCAAACTGCTTCTGGCCATCAGTGAAGGCAATGGGGAACGCGCGGCAGAGACGGCGGTGAAGATGGGCACGCCGGATGAAGATTTTGATGAACAACAATTCCGCAACCGCATCGCGGAGCTGGTAATGCTTCAAAAAGAAAGGCCGCTGGAAAATTTGGAGATTGGCAAGGTGGTGATGGATGTGCAGCGGATTTCTGCGGACTGTGGCTTGAGCGTTCCTCCGCAACTGACGCTGCTTGGCAAAACTCTGCTCAACCTCGACTTGGTGGGCAGGACGTTGTCGCCCCAGTTTAATCCGAACGACTCGATTCGTCGCAATGCGGCCAAGATTCTTCATGATCGAACCAAACAGAGTCTGGCTCCGGCCAATTTGTTGTCGGTGTTGCTGGATGCCAAGGAACTGGTGGAGCAGTTGCCGAATCGATTGAATCAATTCATCGAACTGGTCGCCACCAACAAGGTTCGCATCAAGGTCGACTCCATCAATGAGAACCTCTTGACTACGAGTTTTCAGAAGATCGCCAATCGAATCACTCTCGGGCTGATCCTGGCGGCGATGATTGTCAGCGCATCCTTGATGATGCGGGTCGATA
- a CDS encoding phosphatase PAP2 family protein, whose translation MNSLFSLLRKIPFPERTLLLALLCVISGVWGFAELADEIVDNDSRPFDEKVLLMFRVAGDNTLPVGPHWLPEATRDITALGGGTIITLVTIAVLGFFWLRGKHALMWLVLASVVGGGFISTTLKNLFDRERPSVVEHLTTVTSPSFPSGHSMLAAVTYLTLGALLARTTRNPYEKAYYLVGAVALSVLIGISRIYLGVHYPTDVLAGWCAGLVWASLCVMAARWLQRKGAVESADETSAAQPGS comes from the coding sequence ATGAATTCTCTTTTCAGTCTTCTGCGCAAAATTCCCTTTCCCGAACGGACCTTGTTGCTCGCTCTCTTGTGCGTGATCAGCGGCGTCTGGGGCTTTGCGGAGCTGGCCGATGAAATTGTCGACAACGACAGTCGGCCATTTGATGAAAAGGTGCTTTTGATGTTTCGCGTTGCTGGCGACAACACACTGCCGGTTGGACCACACTGGCTTCCAGAGGCGACCCGTGACATCACCGCGCTTGGCGGCGGCACGATCATCACGCTAGTCACCATCGCCGTGCTCGGCTTCTTTTGGTTGCGTGGCAAACATGCGTTGATGTGGCTCGTCCTGGCATCGGTCGTTGGGGGTGGTTTCATTTCCACGACACTGAAAAACCTCTTCGATCGGGAGCGGCCTTCCGTGGTCGAACACCTGACGACGGTGACCTCGCCCTCGTTCCCCAGCGGACATTCGATGCTGGCAGCCGTCACCTATTTGACCTTGGGAGCACTTCTCGCGAGGACGACGCGCAATCCGTATGAAAAAGCTTATTACCTTGTGGGGGCGGTTGCTCTGAGTGTTTTGATCGGGATCAGTCGAATCTATCTCGGCGTGCATTATCCGACGGATGTTCTCGCTGGTTGGTGTGCCGGTCTCGTTTGGGCATCCCTTTGTGTGATGGCGGCCCGCTGGCTTCAGCGCAAAGGCGCGGTGGAGTCGGCTGACGAAACTTCCGCAGCCCAGCCAGGCTCGTGA